Within the Sporocytophaga myxococcoides DSM 11118 genome, the region TCTCACCAACAACACGAACCTTAACAGCACGAATTTTCTCATTTATGTTATAGGGCTCTTCTTTTTGTCTTGGACCCCTATCTCTCGGACCTCTTTGTAATGCCATTTATTTAATAAAACCTCCTTGTTATTCTTTTATACTAAAGTGCGAATTTCGTAAACTTTTGAATTATAATGAAATATTTCTTTAATTTTTATTAAGCTCCAAAGCCACCTCTTTCTTAAAAATATCAATAAACTCTGACAATGAGAAACTTCCAATATCTCCCTGGCCATGTTTTCTTACTGCTATTTTTCCTTCTTCCTGCTCTTTTTCACCCATAATCAGCATAAACGGAATCTTTTTAACTTCTGCATCTCTGATTTTCCTTCCTATTTTTTCATCTCTATGATCAATGAAACCTCTGATATCATTTTCTTCCAACTCGGAAAAAATCTGTGCGGCATAGTCTGCATATTTTTCTGAAATTGGTAATACTGCAATTTGATCAGGAGACAACCATAAAGGAAAATTTCCTGCACAATGTTCAATCAATACGGCTACAAATCTTTCCATAGAACCAAATGGAGCTCTATGGATCATCACTGGCCTGTGTTTCTGGTTATCAGAACCGATATACTCCAGCTTAAACCGTTCCGGTAACTGATAATCCACCTGAATTGTTCCAAGTTGCCACTGTCTTCCCAGTGCATCTTTTACCATAAAATCTAACTTCGGACCATAAAAGGCCGCTTCGCCTAATTCAGTTACAGTATTTAGTCCCTTTTCAGCTGCTGCCTCTTTTATAGCTGCTTCAGCCAAATCCCACTGAGCATCTTCTCCAATGTATTTAGATTTATTTTCAGGATCGCGAAGTGAAATCTGTGCGGTGTAATTTTTAAATCCTAGGGCATTAAATACATAGAGCACAAGGTCAATTACCTTTTTGAATTCATCTTTTACCTGATCTGGTCGGCAGAATATATGTGCATCGTCCTGAGTAAATCCCCTTACTCTTGTCAGACCGTGAAGTTCCCCACTTTGCTCATACCTGTATACAGTCCCAAATTCAGCAAGTCGAATTGGTAGCTCTTTATATGATCTAGGTTTAGTCCTGTATATTTCTATATGGTGAGGACAATTCATAGGCTTCAGTAAAAACTCCTCTCCTTCATGAGGCGTTTTTATTGGCTGAAATGAATCGGCCCCATATTTTTCATAATGACCAGAAGTCAGATATAATTCTTTACTTCCGATATGAGGAGTCACAACAGGAAGGTATCCTGAACGAATTTGAGCTTTTTTAAGAAAGTTCTCTAATCTATCTCTTAAAGTGGCACCTTTAGGTAACCAAAGTGGCAGCCCTTGTCCAACCTTTTCACTAAATGCAAAAAGCTCTAGTTCTTTTCCTAATTTTCTATGATCTCTTCTTTTAGCTTCTTCAAGGAATTCGAGATATTCAGTAAGTTCTTTCTGTTTAGGGAAAGTAATTGCGTATATTCTGGTTAGTTGCTTATTCTTTTCATCTCCTCTCCAGTATGCACCTGCAACATTTAATAACTTCACTGCTTTAATAAAACCAGTATTGGGAATGTGTGGTCCTCTGCAAAGGTCAACGAAATTACCCTGAGAATAGAAGGTAATAGATCCGTCAGAAAGACCTTCCAATAAGTCTAACTTATATTCATCTCCTTTTTTAGTGAAATACTCTATTGCATCTTTCTTGGAAATATCTTTACGAACATATTCGCTTTTGCTTTTTGAAAGCTCGAGCATTTTGTCTTCAATCTTTTTGAAATCTTCCTGAGAAAATTCTTTTCCTCCAAAATCCACATCATAATAAAATCCATTTTCAATAGATGGACCTATTCCGAATTTTGTTCCAGGATATAAAGCTTCCAGAGCTTCAGCCATTAAGTGAGCTGAAGAATGCCAGAATGTTGATTTCCCTTCCGTATCATTCCAGGTTAGCAATTGTAATGTCGCATCGTTCTTAATAGGACGACTGGCATCCCATACTTCACCATTTACTTTGGCAGCAAGAACATTTCTTGCAAGGCCTTCGCTAATGCTAAGGGCCACATCCATTGAAGTTGCCCCTTCCGGAAATTCTTTAACCGATCCGTCGGGTAATGTAATTTTGATCATTTTATACTATCTTTTCGCTCTGGAGCGATATTATTAATTGAATCAGTTTTTTTAATTGTCTGTGTAGTCTTCTTTACACGGGTTGTATCTTTGGGAACAACTGGTTTCGGTTTCTTAACCTTAGCCGTATCTTTTTTGGTTTCGACTTTTGGTATTTTAACTCCTGGCTTGAGAGTATCAGTCAATGGGCCTTTCGCACTAGGTTTAAGAGCAGAAGAATCCACTTTCGGCACAAAAACAACAGGTGGATACAACTTATACAATCTATTTAATGCTTCTTTGGCTTTAACATTTGTTGTATCTTCAGATTTTACATTTTCATAATAAGAAACTGCTTTTGCAGCTTGACCAGTTTTCTCCAAGATTTCCGCAATGTACAAATTTGAATTTAAGCTAAACTCTGGTTTATCCGATAGTGGTTCAAAATAAGTTTGTGCCTCAGTATAACTGCCTGAATTAAATGCATCAACACCCAAACGATAATATGCTGGGAAAAATGTCGAATCCATTTGTATAGCTTTTCTGAATGCTCTGAGTGAGCTCGTTTTTAACCCTTTTGAATCCAGAATTACCCCTTCAAAATAGGTAAAAAAAGGATTATTAGGATTGATGGATCTGCCCTCTAAGACATAGTACATAGCAGAATCTTCCTTATTTCTCGCAAAATATATTTTAGCCAGTTCCTGATAAGGTTTAGCATTTTCCGGTTCCTGAGTCAGGGCCATTCTATATGCTTTTACAGCAGCAGTTGTATCTCCTTTAGCTGAATCAAAAATCCCCTGAAGCAAAAATACCTCTGAGTGCATCGGAGCTAATTGTTTAGCTTTAGCAAGATATTGCTGAGCCTTTCCAAGGTCCTTTATTTCCCAATAAAGTCTGGATAATAATAAAAACAATTCGGGATCATCGTTTTTATAGCTTTCTGCACGATGGGCTGTATTCAAAGCCAGACTTGTCTTTCCCATCTTCTGATATATTCGAGCCAGTAATTCATAGTAAAGCTCTTCATTACTTTCTAAGTAAATAGCCTGATTTATATCTTTCAAGGCATCATTGTATTTATGAACATCAAAAAAAACCTTAGCTCTCTGAAAATAATATTCAGGATTCTCAGGATCATCTTCAATTAAGCCATTAAGATAGGTAAGTTGAGGTTCAAATGAACTGTTATATACAACAGGAGGAATTATATCCTGCTTTACATTCATTGAACAACCGGTAAATATTAAACCCGAAAGTATTAAAAATATAAAATTCCTCATATCTGTTTCCGCTCAAAATTAAAAAGGGATTTGGTATTTACAATACAAATTGAACAGATACTTTGACTCCGAATTTCCGCACATCAGGTTGGTTCAGGTAAGTGAGTCTGTGGACAAAGTCAACTCGGAATATCTTGAAAATGTTTTCTATTCCGTATCCAACTTCAACATAAGGAGTTGAAGTCATAAAGTTGAATTGCGGAGGAGTCTCTCCCTGAGGAGTTTCTTTTGCAATAATTTGCTTGTTTGTCTGACTTATTCCTCCGAAAAGGACATTAGCAGTGCCAACAAATCTCCATTTCAGCTTTTTCAACAAAGGCACTCTGTTGAAAAGCAGCCCTTCAAAGTATTGACGATATTTAATCCCTGCATAGGTATCGTTTATGAACTCAAAATAGTTCATTTGATTGTAGGCAAAATTGGTAAAAAATATTGTCTGGTTACCTAAAGGGATATTTAATAACGGGTAAGGTACTTTGGAAAATATTCTTCCCGCAAATATATCATAGTACCCTCTACCCAATATACCAAGTTGAATCATATCATCTACATGCAAGTTCACTCTGGTATAGTTGAACTCTCCGCCCAAAAAACCCTTTATTCCCTGAGTAACTCCAAGGGTTAATACAGGCCATTTCTTTGTACCAAGACTTATCCGCTCATTATCATTCTGAACAAACACTTCATCTTTTGTAATTCTTGTTTCCAGTGTCAATTCCGTAGTCTGAATGGTAGTCCTAAGTGTAGAATCACCATTTTTCAAATTACTGAAGTACGCAAATGGAAAGATAGGATTGAGATATCTGGTCCTCAATTGAATTTTAGGAGTAAAATCTTTTTTAATCTCACTTTGGAATGAAAAGGTATTTTGCTCACTCCAGTAAGGTCCCCTGAGAGTTCCCCACCTTGTAAAAGCAAGGAATAAAGCATTTGAAGTAACGTTTTCAGTCGCAACCCCAAGTTGTTCAATATCAGCCTTACGTTCTATAGTAGCAACTGTCCAGGGTTTTCGAGAGAATATATAACTGGCACCAGCAGAATATTTGAAGCCATTTAATCCATAACTATCTTTTGTACCATAAGCCAGGTATCCTTTAAAAACCCATTTTTTGCTAAAATCAATATTAGTTCTGAAGCCAAGTCTAAAACGGTTTCCTTCGATATTATTATTGGCATAGGCCATTAGGTACGGGCCAACATCTATTTTACCAATCTTTTTATATCCATTTATAAAAATATTTACAACTTCAACATATGTTTTCACCACTGGCACATTATTAACCGAATCAATCATGTTATAAACATTTTGCTCAGTAGCAGTTAGAGAATCATGTCTGTTTTGCTGCCAATATTCCTGGCCTTTTTGTTGGGCATCCTCCTCCACTTCGACTAAAGACTCATAAAATTTCAATGGCTTTGGCTTATTGACTTCCATTTTTTTATTGGAAGTATAAAACTTTGCGAGCATTCCCGGTGAAGTTTCGCCTACTTCATCGATATCTATTACAATACGGGACTTTATAGGCAACCATGGTCCGGCTTCTGTTGGAGCCAATTCCTGCTGAATCTTAATTTTATCAATATAATTAAGGTTTGCATCCCGATTCACCGTTACATCTATTTGTTTTAATGCAAAGGAAGTATCAGCAATCCACATAAAACCATTGAATGCCAGATCCTGAGCCCTTTTGGGTTTGAATTCAAGCTTGTAGCACCACTTTCCGTCCATGAAGGCGCTATCTACCAACCAGTAGTTATATGAACTGTTCCATCCATCGCTAATCGGTGAAATGAAATCTTTATTAAGAATGCTAAGGCGGTTTTTATAAAAGTTGTATTGTTGAAATGTAGATCCTATTAGTTGAGAGACTAGAGTTCCATCATCAACTCCTACCCCCTTTACATTAGTAGCAACAATATGCTCTGTGGTTTTATCAGGGTTTGTCCGATGATAAAAATTAGAAACCGATTCAGACATGAATACTGGCAATATCGGCTTACCTTCATCTCCTGCTATTATTTTCAAACTATCAAAAACCTGTACTAGCTTGGACATAATTTTACGCTTTCTGAATTTCTCAGTGATATTATCAATACTAAGTTCTATTTTAGAATAACTTTCATATTCATAAGCATCAAGCCTTCTATAATCGTTTTTATCTTTATTCTCAATAACTTTTCTAAGGATTCTAAATGCAGGATTTTCTCCGGCAACGACTGTTACCTCTTCCAGATTTTTCACTTCAGGTGTGATCTGAAAATCTATGACCTGATTTGACAAACTCTTATTTATAGATTTAGATTTCGGAAGGTACCCAATAAATAAAACAGTAATAGAATCTGCTGCCTGATTGACTTTCAATGAGTAGAAGCCTTCAAAATCAGTAAGCGTTGCCTGATTGGATTTACGTTCCACCACATTTGCAAATGGAATTCCTTCTCCAGTTTCAGAGTCAGTCACTTTACCCTTTATGGTGATTTCCTGTGCATTTGTATGCAGCACAAAGAAGATCTGCATTAAAAGAGAAAAAATAATGCTATTAAATAAAAACTTTCTTTTACTATTCACCCTCTAAATATATAAAATATGTTTTTTAATTAAATTTTAATCTGAATTTTTTGTCCCAGATACTTCGGTTCTTTTTTAAGAATATAAAGATCTATAACAGCTTTACATCTTGCAAGATACTCTCTCGTTTTTGTATAAAAAGAGTGCTTCATTTCAACTTTTTCAGCTACGAAACCTACTGAGTTCATCCCATAATAATTGCTTATAAATAAAGCTCTAAAAATATGAAATTCCTGAGTGATGATGATCACTGAAGTTTGGTCAAAAACTTTTTTGGACCTTACAACGGAATCAAAAGTTCTGAACCCTGCATAATCAAGTTGAATAACTGAATCAGGTATACCAGCTTTAACCAGTGCCTTTTTCATATCCTGGGGTTCATTATAATATGCCAGAGAATTATCTCCGCTTAGAATAAAAAACTTTACCTTACCCTCTTGATACAACTTCCTGGCTGCTTCTATACGATTATGAAAAAAAAGGTTGGGCTTTCCAGTTCTGAAATATTTGCTGGTACCCAAGACTAATGCGATATTTTTAGCAGGAACCTGGTTTACTTCATAATAAACCTGATGTTCTGTGGAATTTACAACCCAAAGATTACATAAAAAAATAATCAGGACTGACACTAAAAATGATATTGCCCCTATTTTAAAAATCTTTTTTGCCACCTTTCAACCTCTAATTTGACTGATATTTATTTGCATCTTTTATAAAACTCTTTTTCCAACAAATCAGGCTTCCTGACAACTCCTTTAATCCATTTTAAGTAAATTGTCTCCTTTTCTTCCTGAGAAAGCTGCCAAACTTCCGGTGACAATTCCCGCATCCTTAATGTCAACTGATGTATACAAATTGCGGCACAAACAGAAATGTTCAGACTTTCAGTAAATCCAACCATAGGTATTTTAACAAAGCCGTCTGCATGTTCTTTAGCAATTTCGCTAATACCATTTTGTTCACTCCCAAAAACCAAAGCAGTTTTGGTATCCATTTGGAAGTCTTCCAAAGCAATATCATTGGTATGCGGTGTAGTTGCAATTATTTTATAGCCTTTTTCTTTAAGCTTCCTATAGCATCCTAATGTATTATCAACACCCTTAGTATTATGTTTAATGATATCAACCCACTGAGCAGAACCTAATGTTACGTCTTCACTGACTTTATATTTATTTTTGTTTTCAATTACATGAATATCCTGAATGCCAAAACAGTCACATGTCCGCACAACAGCACTTGCATTATGTGGTTGAAAAATATCTTCGACAACAACTGTTAAAAACCTTGTCCTTGTTTCTAATACTTCCTCCATTTTTTCCCTTTTATTATCGGTAACAAACTGAAGGAGATAATTTATTAAATCCTGTTTCAAAAATCTTGTTTTATTATAATCTCAGATGCTTATCTAACTAATTAACACTGGTTTAATCCTAAAAACTAACCTTTATTCACATGGAAGTGTTCTAATACAAAGGTATCTATTTAATTTTAAATAAATAGGGATATGATGGAATTGAATAAAATTGGAATTGAGGTAGATGTTGCGACAGAAATCGCTGATAAATTAAATGACCTTTCTGCAAACTACCATATATTTTATCAGAATGTAAGAGGGTTCCATTGGAATATAAAGGGTAAAAATTTCTTTGCTCTACATCCAAAATTTGAAGAACTATATACTCAATCTTTCGAGGATATTGATAAAATAGCAGAAAGAATCCGAGCTTTAGGATTTATTCCAAAGCACACCTATTCTGATTTTATCAGAACTAGTGATATTAAGGAAATGAAAGACGTTACTGATGAAATTACTTGCGTAAAAGACACTCTTCAGAATCTAAGCATACTGATATTCAAGGAAAAAGAAATCATGAAACTCACTTCTGAAGGTCATGATGATGGCACAAACAATATGGTTAACGACTTTATTGAAGACCACGAAAAGCAAGTATGGATGCTATCTGCATTCCTTAATCAGTAAAACTTGCTTAGCTTCCTAACCGGAAACCTATTCGTCCTGCTGACTGATAGGTTTCCGGAATAAAACATTTCACGTCATCCATTGTCAGAATTTGGAGAACTTCGGCAGTTCTTTGGTTACCAGAAAGAGATGCCATCCTGAGATGCTGATTTCTGATAGCTTCTTTGATTATTTTTCTTACCGATCTTGCATTTCCAAAAAACTTGTCTCGCTTTAAAAAGATTGAATTCAAATATTCCTTAAGCCTTGCAGAAGCATCTTCATCCGGAGTCAGATTTTCTTCTGCCAGCATATTTAATGCTATTGAGAATAGTTCTGAAGGCTCATAGTCATTAAACTCTAATACTTTATCAAACCTTGATTTTAAGCCCGGGTTAGCTTCCATAAATATTCTCATATTATCTACATAGCCGGCAACAACTACAATAAACTGTCCCCTTTTATCCTCCATCTGTTTAAGTAGAGTTTCAATAGCTTCTTTTCCAAAGTCACTGTTTCCGCCTTCAGAGAGAGCATAAGCCTCATCAATAAATAAAACTCCTCCATGTGCTTTTTCAATCTGCTCCATGGTTTTGATTGCAGTCTGTCCGATATAACCCGCTACAAGTCCCTGCCTGTCCGTTTCAACCAAGTGCCCTCGTTCAAGTATTCCAAGAGCTTTATATATTTTTGCAATGATCCTTGCTACCGATGTTTTCCCTGTTCCAGGATTTCCTGTAAATACTGTATGAAGAGAAAATTTATTTAATACATCCCTGCCTGTTTCTATGTAGAACCTTACCAGCTTTACCATTTCCAGAAGGTCATTTTTTACTTCTTCAAGGCCAGTCAGCTTATTCAATTCACTCAATGCCTCCTGAAGAAGTAATTCATCTACAGGAATATCGGGAGAACCTAAGGTCGAGTTTTTAAACAATTGCTTTACATCTTCCAGTTCTATAGTTTGTAATTGTTCTGGAGTCAACTTTTCCGGGTTCTGAGATTTCATAACTCTTAACCCCATATTCATTTTAGCTTCTTCTACAAGTCCGGTAACCATGCGGGCATTACCAAAAGCTTTGTTTCTGTTTCTGTATGCCTCAGTTAATTTTTCTGAAAGGAATCTCTTTCCATCTTCTGAAAATTTAACATACCTTTTTTCAGCTGATAGTTCTGCTATTTGAATTAACTCCTGAGGAAGATAATCAG harbors:
- the thrS gene encoding threonine--tRNA ligase; translated protein: MIKITLPDGSVKEFPEGATSMDVALSISEGLARNVLAAKVNGEVWDASRPIKNDATLQLLTWNDTEGKSTFWHSSAHLMAEALEALYPGTKFGIGPSIENGFYYDVDFGGKEFSQEDFKKIEDKMLELSKSKSEYVRKDISKKDAIEYFTKKGDEYKLDLLEGLSDGSITFYSQGNFVDLCRGPHIPNTGFIKAVKLLNVAGAYWRGDEKNKQLTRIYAITFPKQKELTEYLEFLEEAKRRDHRKLGKELELFAFSEKVGQGLPLWLPKGATLRDRLENFLKKAQIRSGYLPVVTPHIGSKELYLTSGHYEKYGADSFQPIKTPHEGEEFLLKPMNCPHHIEIYRTKPRSYKELPIRLAEFGTVYRYEQSGELHGLTRVRGFTQDDAHIFCRPDQVKDEFKKVIDLVLYVFNALGFKNYTAQISLRDPENKSKYIGEDAQWDLAEAAIKEAAAEKGLNTVTELGEAAFYGPKLDFMVKDALGRQWQLGTIQVDYQLPERFKLEYIGSDNQKHRPVMIHRAPFGSMERFVAVLIEHCAGNFPLWLSPDQIAVLPISEKYADYAAQIFSELEENDIRGFIDHRDEKIGRKIRDAEVKKIPFMLIMGEKEQEEGKIAVRKHGQGDIGSFSLSEFIDIFKKEVALELNKN
- a CDS encoding tetratricopeptide repeat protein translates to MRNFIFLILSGLIFTGCSMNVKQDIIPPVVYNSSFEPQLTYLNGLIEDDPENPEYYFQRAKVFFDVHKYNDALKDINQAIYLESNEELYYELLARIYQKMGKTSLALNTAHRAESYKNDDPELFLLLSRLYWEIKDLGKAQQYLAKAKQLAPMHSEVFLLQGIFDSAKGDTTAAVKAYRMALTQEPENAKPYQELAKIYFARNKEDSAMYYVLEGRSINPNNPFFTYFEGVILDSKGLKTSSLRAFRKAIQMDSTFFPAYYRLGVDAFNSGSYTEAQTYFEPLSDKPEFSLNSNLYIAEILEKTGQAAKAVSYYENVKSEDTTNVKAKEALNRLYKLYPPVVFVPKVDSSALKPSAKGPLTDTLKPGVKIPKVETKKDTAKVKKPKPVVPKDTTRVKKTTQTIKKTDSINNIAPERKDSIK
- a CDS encoding DUF5686 and carboxypeptidase-like regulatory domain-containing protein, coding for MLHTNAQEITIKGKVTDSETGEGIPFANVVERKSNQATLTDFEGFYSLKVNQAADSITVLFIGYLPKSKSINKSLSNQVIDFQITPEVKNLEEVTVVAGENPAFRILRKVIENKDKNDYRRLDAYEYESYSKIELSIDNITEKFRKRKIMSKLVQVFDSLKIIAGDEGKPILPVFMSESVSNFYHRTNPDKTTEHIVATNVKGVGVDDGTLVSQLIGSTFQQYNFYKNRLSILNKDFISPISDGWNSSYNYWLVDSAFMDGKWCYKLEFKPKRAQDLAFNGFMWIADTSFALKQIDVTVNRDANLNYIDKIKIQQELAPTEAGPWLPIKSRIVIDIDEVGETSPGMLAKFYTSNKKMEVNKPKPLKFYESLVEVEEDAQQKGQEYWQQNRHDSLTATEQNVYNMIDSVNNVPVVKTYVEVVNIFINGYKKIGKIDVGPYLMAYANNNIEGNRFRLGFRTNIDFSKKWVFKGYLAYGTKDSYGLNGFKYSAGASYIFSRKPWTVATIERKADIEQLGVATENVTSNALFLAFTRWGTLRGPYWSEQNTFSFQSEIKKDFTPKIQLRTRYLNPIFPFAYFSNLKNGDSTLRTTIQTTELTLETRITKDEVFVQNDNERISLGTKKWPVLTLGVTQGIKGFLGGEFNYTRVNLHVDDMIQLGILGRGYYDIFAGRIFSKVPYPLLNIPLGNQTIFFTNFAYNQMNYFEFINDTYAGIKYRQYFEGLLFNRVPLLKKLKWRFVGTANVLFGGISQTNKQIIAKETPQGETPPQFNFMTSTPYVEVGYGIENIFKIFRVDFVHRLTYLNQPDVRKFGVKVSVQFVL
- a CDS encoding SanA/YdcF family protein, which gives rise to MAKKIFKIGAISFLVSVLIIFLCNLWVVNSTEHQVYYEVNQVPAKNIALVLGTSKYFRTGKPNLFFHNRIEAARKLYQEGKVKFFILSGDNSLAYYNEPQDMKKALVKAGIPDSVIQLDYAGFRTFDSVVRSKKVFDQTSVIIITQEFHIFRALFISNYYGMNSVGFVAEKVEMKHSFYTKTREYLARCKAVIDLYILKKEPKYLGQKIQIKI
- a CDS encoding TrmH family RNA methyltransferase; translated protein: MEEVLETRTRFLTVVVEDIFQPHNASAVVRTCDCFGIQDIHVIENKNKYKVSEDVTLGSAQWVDIIKHNTKGVDNTLGCYRKLKEKGYKIIATTPHTNDIALEDFQMDTKTALVFGSEQNGISEIAKEHADGFVKIPMVGFTESLNISVCAAICIHQLTLRMRELSPEVWQLSQEEKETIYLKWIKGVVRKPDLLEKEFYKRCK
- a CDS encoding Dps family protein, with amino-acid sequence MMELNKIGIEVDVATEIADKLNDLSANYHIFYQNVRGFHWNIKGKNFFALHPKFEELYTQSFEDIDKIAERIRALGFIPKHTYSDFIRTSDIKEMKDVTDEITCVKDTLQNLSILIFKEKEIMKLTSEGHDDGTNNMVNDFIEDHEKQVWMLSAFLNQ